The following are encoded in a window of Panicum virgatum strain AP13 chromosome 5N, P.virgatum_v5, whole genome shotgun sequence genomic DNA:
- the LOC120673223 gene encoding uncharacterized protein LOC120673223 isoform X4, which produces MSGRTKRAMAPPPDQTGSAPSYHIGSAPASANQVPTPVPAFLGGGSTIPSTTGQAVWWPGPLPQATSSGATSTVCGNQNAKKRLKDKTIINLDDGNDGRTAKRLVFEPEEDVRLCMADSLE; this is translated from the exons ATGAGCGGCCGGACAAAACGAGCGATGGCTCCGCCACCAGATCAGACTGGATCTGCTCCTTCATATCATATTGGATCTGCTCCTGCTTCTGCGAATCAAGTGCCTACTCCGGTTCCTGCATTTCTTGGTGGTGGTTCTACTATTCCTAGTACCACAGGTCAAGCAG TATGGTGGCCTGGACCTTTGCCACAAGCCACATCGTCCGGAGCCACATCCACAGTTTG TG GAAACCAAAATGCTAAAAAGAGATTGAAAGACAAAACTATCATCAACTTAGATGATGGAAACGATGGTAGGACTGCAAAGCGTCTTGTATTTGAACCAGAGGAGGACGTGAGGCTA TGCATGGCTGATTCACTCGAATGA
- the LOC120673223 gene encoding uncharacterized protein LOC120673223 isoform X3, protein MSGRTKRAMAPPPDQTGSAPSYHIGSAPASANQVPTPVPAFLGGGSTIPSTTGQAVWWPGPLPQATSSGATSTVCGMNYYPPGCFMSFLQSGQPFIPHVSATWPPMGKESQLAPPKNDSGNQNAKKRLKDKTIINLDDGNDGRTAKRLVFEPEEDVRLCMADSLE, encoded by the exons ATGAGCGGCCGGACAAAACGAGCGATGGCTCCGCCACCAGATCAGACTGGATCTGCTCCTTCATATCATATTGGATCTGCTCCTGCTTCTGCGAATCAAGTGCCTACTCCGGTTCCTGCATTTCTTGGTGGTGGTTCTACTATTCCTAGTACCACAGGTCAAGCAG TATGGTGGCCTGGACCTTTGCCACAAGCCACATCGTCCGGAGCCACATCCACAGTTTG TGGTATGAATTACTATCCACCTGGTTGTTTTATGAGCTTTTTACAATCTGGACAACCATTCATTCCTCATGTTTCGGCAACATGGCCACCTATGGGAAAGGAATCTCAATTAGCACCACCCAAAAATGATTCAGGAAACCAAAATGCTAAAAAGAGATTGAAAGACAAAACTATCATCAACTTAGATGATGGAAACGATGGTAGGACTGCAAAGCGTCTTGTATTTGAACCAGAGGAGGACGTGAGGCTA TGCATGGCTGATTCACTCGAATGA
- the LOC120673223 gene encoding uncharacterized protein LOC120673223 isoform X1 — protein sequence MSGRTKRAMAPPPDQTGSAPSYHIGSAPASANQVPTPVPAFLGGGSTIPSTTGQAVWWPGPLPQATSSGATSTVCGMNYYPPGCFMSFLQSGQPFIPHVSATWPPMGKESQLAPPKNDSGNQNAKKRLKDKTIINLDDGNDGRTAKRLVFEPEEDVRLVSAWLIHSNDPINGNCKKNESYWGDVHELYNSTTPTNRKREVKHLKDHWQKIKR from the exons ATGAGCGGCCGGACAAAACGAGCGATGGCTCCGCCACCAGATCAGACTGGATCTGCTCCTTCATATCATATTGGATCTGCTCCTGCTTCTGCGAATCAAGTGCCTACTCCGGTTCCTGCATTTCTTGGTGGTGGTTCTACTATTCCTAGTACCACAGGTCAAGCAG TATGGTGGCCTGGACCTTTGCCACAAGCCACATCGTCCGGAGCCACATCCACAGTTTG TGGTATGAATTACTATCCACCTGGTTGTTTTATGAGCTTTTTACAATCTGGACAACCATTCATTCCTCATGTTTCGGCAACATGGCCACCTATGGGAAAGGAATCTCAATTAGCACCACCCAAAAATGATTCAGGAAACCAAAATGCTAAAAAGAGATTGAAAGACAAAACTATCATCAACTTAGATGATGGAAACGATGGTAGGACTGCAAAGCGTCTTGTATTTGAACCAGAGGAGGACGTGAGGCTA GTTAGTGCATGGCTGATTCACTCGAATGACCCAATCAATGGGAATTGCAAGAAAAATGAGAGCTATTGGGGTGATGTACATGAGTTGTACAATAGCACTACACCTACAAACAGAAAAAGAGAGGTGAAACATCTCAAAGATCACTGGCAAAAAATTAAGAGATGA
- the LOC120673223 gene encoding uncharacterized protein LOC120673223 isoform X2: MSGRTKRAMAPPPDQTGSAPSYHIGSAPASANQVPTPVPAFLGGGSTIPSTTGQAVWWPGPLPQATSSGATSTVCGNQNAKKRLKDKTIINLDDGNDGRTAKRLVFEPEEDVRLVSAWLIHSNDPINGNCKKNESYWGDVHELYNSTTPTNRKREVKHLKDHWQKIKR, encoded by the exons ATGAGCGGCCGGACAAAACGAGCGATGGCTCCGCCACCAGATCAGACTGGATCTGCTCCTTCATATCATATTGGATCTGCTCCTGCTTCTGCGAATCAAGTGCCTACTCCGGTTCCTGCATTTCTTGGTGGTGGTTCTACTATTCCTAGTACCACAGGTCAAGCAG TATGGTGGCCTGGACCTTTGCCACAAGCCACATCGTCCGGAGCCACATCCACAGTTTG TG GAAACCAAAATGCTAAAAAGAGATTGAAAGACAAAACTATCATCAACTTAGATGATGGAAACGATGGTAGGACTGCAAAGCGTCTTGTATTTGAACCAGAGGAGGACGTGAGGCTA GTTAGTGCATGGCTGATTCACTCGAATGACCCAATCAATGGGAATTGCAAGAAAAATGAGAGCTATTGGGGTGATGTACATGAGTTGTACAATAGCACTACACCTACAAACAGAAAAAGAGAGGTGAAACATCTCAAAGATCACTGGCAAAAAATTAAGAGATGA
- the LOC120674214 gene encoding piriformospora indica-insensitive protein 2-like isoform X1: MGAAHGRRVLALGLALLVVLRGCAAQGGDGGSDAPAAAAAPATAPMEEKQRAALYAAIEGFVGKGWNGSGLYPDPCGWSPIQGVSCDLFNGLWYPTSIRIGPVLDNSLQCAPDARFSPQLFDLRRLRTLSFYSCFPASNPTAIPAASWERLSGSLETLEFRTNPGLTGAIPASLGRLASLQSLVLVENNLTGPVPAELGALLKLRRLVLSGNGLSGPIPAALGNARHDELLIVDLSKNHLTGSLPASLGGLRGLLKMDLSNNQLDGSIPPELGGLRNLTLLDLRNNSLTGGLPQFVQGMESLQDLLLSNNPLGGSLPPSGWEKLGDLAMLDLSNVGLTGAIPESMAALAGLRFLALDHNRLTGPVPARLAQLPNIGALYLNGNNLTGALEFAPGFYQRMGRRFASWDNPGLCYDVAAVDAAHAPAGVVVCKDLQEPSVPRDGEDGGGRKPEASSSLVASSSAGFSAARVGGFWSVVSVQGTVAAFLGLVLL, from the exons ATGGGGGCTGCCCACGGCCGCCGGGTGCTGGCCCTCGGCCTCGCGCTGCTCGTGGTGCTCCGTGGCTGCGCGGCCCAAGGGGGGGACGGCGGCTCCGAcgccccggccgcggcggcggcgccggccacggcgccgatggaggagaagcagcgggcggcgctgtACGCGGCTATCGAGGGCTTCGTCGGCAAGGGATGGAACGGCTCCGGGCTCTACCCCGACCCCTGCGGCTGGTCGCCCATCCAG GGGGTGTCATGTGATCTGTTCAACGGCTTGTGGTACCCAACGTCGATCCGCATTGGCCCAGTTCTTGACAACTCGCTGCAGTGCGCCCCTGACGCCAGGTTCAGCCCCCAGCTGTTCGACCTGAGGCGCCTCCGGACGCTCTCCTTCTACAGCTGCTTCCCGGCGAGCAACCCCACGGCCATCCCCGCCGCCAGCTGGGAGAGGCTGTCGGGGAGCCTCGAGACGCTCGAGTTCCGCACCAACCCGGGCCTCACCGGCGCCATCCCGGCCTCCCTCGGCCGCCTGGCCAGCCTTCAGTCGCTGGTGCTCGTCGAGAACAACCTGACCGGACCCGTGCCCGCCGAGCTCGGCGCGCTGCTGAAGCTGAGGCGGCTGGTGCTCTCCGGGAACGGGCTGTCGGGGCCGATCCCGGCGGCGCTCGGTAACGCCCGCCACGACGAGCTGCTGATCGTGGACCTGAGCAAGAACCATCTAACGGGGTCTCTGCCTGCATCGCTAGGTGGCCTGAGGGGGCTCCTCAAGATGGACCTGAGCAACAACCAGCTGGACGGCAGCATCCCGCCGGAGCTCGGCGGGCTCCGGAATCTCACGCTGCTCGACCTCAGGAACAACAGCCTCACCGGCGGGCTGCCCCAGTTCGTGCAAGGCATGGAGTCGCTGCAGGACCTGCTGCTCTCGAACAACCCGCTGGGCGGCAGCCTGCCGCCGTCCGGGTGGGAGAAGCTGGGCGACCTCGCCATGCTGGACCTGTCCAACGTCGGCCTGACCGGCGCCATACCGGAGTCCATGGCGGCGTTGGCCGGGCTGCGGTTCCTGGCGCTGGACCACAACCGGCTGACGGGCCCCGTGCCGGCGAGGCTCGCGCAGCTGCCCAACATCGGGGCCCTGTACCTGAACGGCAACAACCTGACGGGCGCGCTGGAGTTCGCGCCGGGGTTCTACCAGCGGATGGGGCGGCGGTTCGCGTCGTGGGACAACCCGGGGCTGTGCTACGACGTCGCGGCCGTGGACGCGGCGCACGCGCCGGCGGGGGTGGTGGTGTGCAAGGACCTGCAGGAGCCCAGCGTCCCGCGGGACGGGGAGGACGGCGGGGGCAGGAAGCCCGAGGCGAGCTCGAGCCTCGtggcgtcgtcgtcggccgGGTTCTCGGCTGCCAGGGTCGGCGGGTTCTGGTCCGTGGTGTCCGTTCAGGGCACCGTGGCAGCGTTTCTTGGGTTGGTGCTCCTATAG
- the LOC120674214 gene encoding piriformospora indica-insensitive protein 2-like isoform X2 — MGAAHGRRVLALGLALLVVLRGCAAQGGDGGSDAPAAAAAPATAPMEEKQRAALYAAIEGFVGKGWNGSGLYPDPCGWSPIQGVSCDLFNGLWYPTSIRIGPVLDNSLQCAPDARFSPQLFDLRRLRTLSFYSCFPASNPTAIPAASWERLSGSLETLEFRTNPGLTGAIPASLGRLASLQSLVLVENNLTGPVPAELGALLKLRRLVLSGNGLSGPIPAALGGLRGLLKMDLSNNQLDGSIPPELGGLRNLTLLDLRNNSLTGGLPQFVQGMESLQDLLLSNNPLGGSLPPSGWEKLGDLAMLDLSNVGLTGAIPESMAALAGLRFLALDHNRLTGPVPARLAQLPNIGALYLNGNNLTGALEFAPGFYQRMGRRFASWDNPGLCYDVAAVDAAHAPAGVVVCKDLQEPSVPRDGEDGGGRKPEASSSLVASSSAGFSAARVGGFWSVVSVQGTVAAFLGLVLL, encoded by the exons ATGGGGGCTGCCCACGGCCGCCGGGTGCTGGCCCTCGGCCTCGCGCTGCTCGTGGTGCTCCGTGGCTGCGCGGCCCAAGGGGGGGACGGCGGCTCCGAcgccccggccgcggcggcggcgccggccacggcgccgatggaggagaagcagcgggcggcgctgtACGCGGCTATCGAGGGCTTCGTCGGCAAGGGATGGAACGGCTCCGGGCTCTACCCCGACCCCTGCGGCTGGTCGCCCATCCAG GGGGTGTCATGTGATCTGTTCAACGGCTTGTGGTACCCAACGTCGATCCGCATTGGCCCAGTTCTTGACAACTCGCTGCAGTGCGCCCCTGACGCCAGGTTCAGCCCCCAGCTGTTCGACCTGAGGCGCCTCCGGACGCTCTCCTTCTACAGCTGCTTCCCGGCGAGCAACCCCACGGCCATCCCCGCCGCCAGCTGGGAGAGGCTGTCGGGGAGCCTCGAGACGCTCGAGTTCCGCACCAACCCGGGCCTCACCGGCGCCATCCCGGCCTCCCTCGGCCGCCTGGCCAGCCTTCAGTCGCTGGTGCTCGTCGAGAACAACCTGACCGGACCCGTGCCCGCCGAGCTCGGCGCGCTGCTGAAGCTGAGGCGGCTGGTGCTCTCCGGGAACGGGCTGTCGGGGCCGATCCCGGCGGCGCTCG GTGGCCTGAGGGGGCTCCTCAAGATGGACCTGAGCAACAACCAGCTGGACGGCAGCATCCCGCCGGAGCTCGGCGGGCTCCGGAATCTCACGCTGCTCGACCTCAGGAACAACAGCCTCACCGGCGGGCTGCCCCAGTTCGTGCAAGGCATGGAGTCGCTGCAGGACCTGCTGCTCTCGAACAACCCGCTGGGCGGCAGCCTGCCGCCGTCCGGGTGGGAGAAGCTGGGCGACCTCGCCATGCTGGACCTGTCCAACGTCGGCCTGACCGGCGCCATACCGGAGTCCATGGCGGCGTTGGCCGGGCTGCGGTTCCTGGCGCTGGACCACAACCGGCTGACGGGCCCCGTGCCGGCGAGGCTCGCGCAGCTGCCCAACATCGGGGCCCTGTACCTGAACGGCAACAACCTGACGGGCGCGCTGGAGTTCGCGCCGGGGTTCTACCAGCGGATGGGGCGGCGGTTCGCGTCGTGGGACAACCCGGGGCTGTGCTACGACGTCGCGGCCGTGGACGCGGCGCACGCGCCGGCGGGGGTGGTGGTGTGCAAGGACCTGCAGGAGCCCAGCGTCCCGCGGGACGGGGAGGACGGCGGGGGCAGGAAGCCCGAGGCGAGCTCGAGCCTCGtggcgtcgtcgtcggccgGGTTCTCGGCTGCCAGGGTCGGCGGGTTCTGGTCCGTGGTGTCCGTTCAGGGCACCGTGGCAGCGTTTCTTGGGTTGGTGCTCCTATAG